The Acholeplasma laidlawii PG-8A DNA window TTACCAGTGTATGTCTCCTAGTATTCAAAAAAAGAACCAATCATTTCTAATTGATTCTACGTGTTTTGACTAATGATACTTACTCGGTCAACGATTGCTTGAAGATAATTCCTAGCAAATCACCTGGAACGTCTTGATTAATTTCTAGTCTTAACATCCCTTTGGGAGTTATTTTATAACCAATCAATTCTTTTGTATACTCACTAATTAATTTAGCCTCTATATTAACGTAATCCTTAAAAGGTATGATTCGAATAAACTTATTTCCATAATAAAACGATGGTATGCTTGCCCAAATTCTTTCATCAATTTGTAAATTAGTCTCATAGATTATTTTTCTGATCTTCAAAAATAAGTCTTTAACACCGTTGTTATATTTACTTAATTTTACTTCAATTTCTTCATTCATATCCGCTCCTAAAATGACATCTTACTATTTACTCATGTTTACTAATCTCTTAGAAAATAGCTGACTAGCTTATAGATTATTTTTAATACACAGATAAATCCTATCGATTAGACCTAATTTTCTCCATGTGCACTTCCAAAAGATTACATCATAGTCACTATATCATAACTTCACTATATTGTTAAATTTTTATTTGGTTTTCATTTACACAAAATATTTTACACTGTGTTTCTAAGGTGATTTATGTACAAAATTTAAATGTTATTGACAGTTTATTATCATTAATAAATAATGACATAACCTCACTTAATCTTCCTATAGTTTACGAATAATATATTTGGCACACTTACTTCGTTAAACTTATAAAACTTGTACATTTTTAACATAAAAGAAATGCCATTCACACCTTGAATTAACGTGTGTATGGCATTATGTCACTAAATGTATACTTGCTGTAGTGTTCTTGCTATAAGGTTTCTAGTTCTTTCCACTTCTTACAGCCTTTCACTACTGTTATTTAACCTATAATAAACGAAAGATTTTTAAAGTGACTTGTCCTTCATTTTATCAATATCTTTCCCATAATAATGTTTTAAATTCATAATATCAAATTCAAAATGATTAACCCAATATCTAAACTGTATCACATATTTTTGTAGAACTGCAATATCCTCATCAGTGGTTTGATCCATTATTGTTTTATCGAAATCCTTTTGTACAATACTTGACGAATAATCAAATATTTCTTTTTCAAAATCTTTGAACCATTGATAAATCGAACTACTTTGTAAAGATAGAATCTTAGAGGTATTATCCAGAAAATCATTTAATGAATTATTAAATTCGCAAAACTCACTTACAAAATCCTTGTTATTCTTGATGTCTTCTTTCATCATGTATTCATTTATCTCGTTATAACTTTTCTTAAGTAGTTCAAATTGATACAAAATCTGATTGAATTCTGCCTTTTTATTTCGGAGTCTTCTTTTATGAGAAGCATTGATTCCACTGATTATGAGTGATATTAAAAAACCTGTTGATAAACTTATATATACATCATAATCAAAATCATAATTATTGTTTTTACTATCAACTGCTAGTGCTAGAAAAACAAACATTAAAATAAATGATAGAATTGTAATCCAGTTGTTAGAAAAGAAACGATTAAATTTCCATACTTTTTCAAAATTATCAGCTACATTCTTATATTTAGAATGATAGTCAGGTAAAATATCTAACCTCAAGTAAAAGGGATGTATACATTTATCAAAAACTGTTCTTAACAAATCATAATGAGATTCAAAATAATTTTCTATATCTGGTAATCTATATTTGTTTTTAAAATAATTCCAAAAGTTTTTATCCACTTTTTCATATTTATCATATAAGATACTCGTATAAACTGTGTAATCATCTACAAATTCATTTGATGGATTATTGGTTAAATTATCAAATAAATCAAAAATAATTTGTAATTTTTCATTTAATTCTTCGATTTTGCTCATATAGTATGGTAACAATCCTTTCTACTAAATTGGTTCTTTTATAAGAAACATCATTTAAAATGACATTAACACTTTCCTAGATTTATAACAGTATTTTTTATTTCATTGAATCGCTATTCTATTATTATATCAATAACATTATTTATTTCATACTTTATTTTGTCAATGAATAGTAGTCGATTAATCTCATCTAGTTTTGTTATAAAACCTTTGTATTCATAAACATATCCATCATCTAAATACATAATAGTTACTTGTTTATTATCTTGGATTGCAGATTTCATGATTCTATCCATATCTTCAAGTTTATCTTCTTGGAGTTCTGGTTTTGGTTTTTTATTTAATCGATAACGAAGTTCTTGCATCATATCTACAAATCCTGCAAGACCATCAAATGGTGAGTATTTGATAATACCTCTATCCGTATAAGGTCTCATGCTTTGTGACGCCCAATAAATGTATTATGTTTAATAATCGTGGATTCTTTATTAAGTGCAGTTGCTCGGTTTACTGCATTCTTGCCAAACTTCTCTTTAATCTCATCCATAGCAGACATCAAATTATATTCACGGTCGATGCTTTCTGCATCTTCAAAGATTGAATACTGATAAGTGGTAGATTCTGTTAAACCACCAAGAGAAACTTCTACTGTTCTTATTGGAAATCCATCATACTTATTTTTGAAGATATTTAGGCATGTTTCAAAGATTTGATCGACTGATGATGTTGGTTGGTCGAATGTGATTTGTTGATGTAATCCTCCACCAATATCAGCATTATAACCTATACCAAAATGAATGACTCTACATCTTTTTTTATTGAGTCTTAATCTTCTTGATACTTCATCAACCATCTCTTGGATGATGGTTAATACTTCCTCACCATTATAATCATGAAACAGCACTTGACTCATCCCATAGGATTTGTTTTGATAGCGGAGTTTACCTTTATCTTGAATTAGTGCATTATCAATGCCATGTGCATGATACCAAAGTTGTTGACCCATCACACCAAATCTATCTTGTAGAGCATCAACATTATAAGCTGCAAGGTCTCCTATTGACCATATACCAAGTTTATTAAGATTAATTTCCATACGTGGTCCAATACCCCACATTTTAGATAGTGGTTCTACTGGCCATAATCTATCCGGTATATCTTTATAAGACCATTTTGCTATCGAATCCTTTTGTTTCTTGGAATCTATATCCATGGATAGTTTTGCCATAAGTATATTAGGTCCTATACCAACAGATACTGGTAAGTGCGGTTCATCAGTTATCTTTTTAATGATTTCTTTTGTTAGTTGAAGTTCTGTTTTATTGTAGAGTTTTAAATACCCTGTTAAATCTAAGAATGCTTCGTCTATGGAGTAAACATACAAATCATCTTCTGATACAAAAATCAAATAGATCTCAATAACCTTCATGGTGTACTCCATATAGGTTTTCATTCTTGACATTGCATAAATGGTACCTTCTTTTAGATTATCTGGAATATCAAAGATTCTGATACGACCTGGAACTTCCATACTCTTTAAATACGGTGATACAGCCAGACACAATGCATCTTTACCGCGAGAACGATCTGCAACCACTAGTGGTGTAGTAAAAGGGTCTAATCCCCTTAAAACGTATTCTACAGAAGCATAAAAAAACTTAAAGTCGATACATATAATATTTCTATGAACTTGTAAGTGTTGTAAATCTTCCACACATTCTTAAAACCTCAATTCTTGTTATTGTTATCAGTCATTAATTTAATTAGCTTTACATTCTTTAGAGTTTCTTCTATTGAATCCCAACAGTTTAACACCATATTTTCTTTACTCTTTTTTTCAAAGTTATATATTTTACTTAAGGCATTTATTTCTTGTTTAAATCTAATTCTTATAACATCTATAGAGGTAGTAAGAAATACTTCTTTCTGAATGGCAACTGGTTCTCCATCCATTATTCTTATCTTCATCATTTTCATAATATTAGCTAGAATTGATGTATAGTCACTAAGGAAAACAATCGCTTGAATCAAATATTCAAAACTGACTTTGTTATCGTACTCGAAATTATGATCAACATGACTATAATTTTTATCACGCATATATTTAAAATGATTGATTTCAATAGAGTTTTTTTCCCTCCATTCCATAAACAAATCAAAATGATTTTTGAGCTTATTCAGATCAATATTTGTTTGAAATATGGATATAAACTCTTTACCTTTGTCAGATACATCTTTGTAAAAGTGATTCACAAATCCAGTTAT harbors:
- a CDS encoding DUF1801 domain-containing protein; protein product: MNEEIEVKLSKYNNGVKDLFLKIRKIIYETNLQIDERIWASIPSFYYGNKFIRIIPFKDYVNIEAKLISEYTKELIGYKITPKGMLRLEINQDVPGDLLGIIFKQSLTE
- a CDS encoding YolD-like family protein; amino-acid sequence: MRPYTDRGIIKYSPFDGLAGFVDMMQELRYRLNKKPKPELQEDKLEDMDRIMKSAIQDNKQVTIMYLDDGYVYEYKGFITKLDEINRLLFIDKIKYEINNVIDIIIE
- a CDS encoding DNA polymerase thumb domain-containing protein, with amino-acid sequence MEDLQHLQVHRNIICIDFKFFYASVEYVLRGLDPFTTPLVVADRSRGKDALCLAVSPYLKSMEVPGRIRIFDIPDNLKEGTIYAMSRMKTYMEYTMKVIEIYLIFVSEDDLYVYSIDEAFLDLTGYLKLYNKTELQLTKEIIKKITDEPHLPVSVGIGPNILMAKLSMDIDSKKQKDSIAKWSYKDIPDRLWPVEPLSKMWGIGPRMEINLNKLGIWSIGDLAAYNVDALQDRFGVMGQQLWYHAHGIDNALIQDKGKLRYQNKSYGMSQVLFHDYNGEEVLTIIQEMVDEVSRRLRLNKKRCRVIHFGIGYNADIGGGLHQQITFDQPTSSVDQIFETCLNIFKNKYDGFPIRTVEVSLGGLTESTTYQYSIFEDAESIDREYNLMSAMDEIKEKFGKNAVNRATALNKESTIIKHNTFIGRHKA